One genomic region from Prunus persica cultivar Lovell chromosome G3, Prunus_persica_NCBIv2, whole genome shotgun sequence encodes:
- the LOC18782754 gene encoding uncharacterized protein LOC18782754, producing MISKFRKASNLVDHKQSSVAVGLKILIQISQGNKSNIIVKSSLRLSQPNPEFSCFLKTCHLCNKGLSLEKEVYMYRGDLGFCSIQCRNRQIVIDEMRDLEASTKQMLASYRRGQNRCSSNTKSRLSVLEDVHLQQDRIPQHRNIFAL from the exons ATGATCTCCAAGTTTAGAAAGGCCTCCAATTTGGTTGACCATAAGCAGAGCTCAGTGGCTGTTGGATTGAAAATCCTTATACAGATCTCACAAGGGAACAAGTCAAATATCATTGTGAAATCTTCATTAAGATTGAGCCAGCCCAACCCTGAGTTCTCTTGCTTTCTCAAAACATGTCACTTATGCAACAAGGGATTAAGCCTTGAGAAAGAGGTCTACATGTACAG AGGTGATTTAGGATTTTGCAGCATACAGTGCAGGAACAGACAGATTGTGATTGATGAAATGAGAGACTTAGAGGCTTCTACCAAGCAAATGCTAGCATCTTACAGGCGTGGCCAAAATCGTTGCAGCAGCAATACTAAGAGTCGGCTTAGTGTCTTGGAAGATGTACATCTACAACAAGACCGAATCCCACAGCACAGAAACATATTTGcactttaa